One segment of Rosa chinensis cultivar Old Blush chromosome 6, RchiOBHm-V2, whole genome shotgun sequence DNA contains the following:
- the LOC112169748 gene encoding protein NUCLEOLAR COMPLEX ASSOCIATED 4 translates to MASILSKKQKQKQKTTKLSDLRALGHDLLSSRTHINNLPKLLSYVTPSSPPQYVVESLLSIQAFFTPVLPDLPSSSSKPNHSQDDDPEFIYRTWLRSKFDELVESLIQLLLSPECDETLKEVVLDTLMEFVKLGNGGKFHSAIFHRFLRNIVYSTTSPNFLVDLLASKYFKYIDVRYFTYISLEKLARTLDAKGLSEDRNLNADGNNGSHPSESMEQLIRNIHYIMSHIPAFEGSVEKTDYDMWSGSSESEGHSESQKSKDKKKTEKDNDKALSAANIVKKMKLKFTKAWLSFLRLPLPLDVYKEVLASLHQAVIPYISNPVVLCDFLTRSYDIGGVISVMALISLFIIMTKYGLEYPNFYEKLYALLIPSIFMAKHRSKFFQLLDSCLKSPLLPAYLAAAFAKKLSRLSISVPPSGALVIIALIHNLLRRHPSINCLVNRRGDEKTVEVDPEAEISTPEGADANGTDATDQSLRKPVIDPFDNEQSDPKKSNAMRSSLWEIDTLRHHYCPHVARFVVSLENDLTVRAKTTEISVGDFSSGSYATIFGEEMRRRVKQAPISFYRTTPTSLFTEPETDFLGWTFKCDDTKRKNDSTHENGDMHQESDRNSGKRQRVECS, encoded by the exons ATGGCCTCCATTCTCTCGAAGaagcaaaagcagaagcagaaaaCCACCAAGCTTTCCGACCTCCGAGCCCTAGGCCACGACCTCCTCTCCTCCAGAACCCACATCAACAACCTCCCCAAGCTCCTCTCCTACGTCACCCCATCCTCGCCGCCTCAGTACGTCGTCGAATCCCTCCTCTCCATCCAGGCCTTCTTCACTCCCGTCTTGCCTGACctcccttcctcttcttccaagCCCAATCACTCCCAGGACGACGACCCCGAGTTCATATACCGCACCTGGCTCCGCTCCAAGTTCGACGAGCTCGTCGAGTCCCTCATCCAGCTCCTGCTTTCGCCGGAATGCGATGAAACTCTCAAG GAGGTGGTGTTGGATACACTGATGGAGTTTGTCAAGTTGGGAAATGGAGGAAAGTTTCACTCTGCTATATTCCATAGGTTTCTTCGTAACATT GTGTACTCTACAACGTCGCCGAATTTCTTGGTAGACTTGCTTGCATCAAAGTATTTCAAGTATATTGATGTCCG TTATTTTACCTACATTAGCTTGGAAAAACTTGCAAGAACTCTAGATGCAAAAGGCCTTTCTG AGGATAGAAATCTGAATGCAGATGGTAACAACGGGAGTCATCCTAGTGAAAG CATGGAGCAATTAATTCGCAATATTCATTACATTATGTCACATATCCCCGCTTTTGAAGGTTCAGTTGAAAAAACTGATTATGACATGTGGAGTGGATCAA GTGAATCTGAAGGGCATTCTGAGAGCCAGAAATcaaaagataaaaagaagaCTGAGAAAGATAACGATAAG GCGTTGTCTGCAGCCAATATTGTCAAAAAGATGAAATTAAAATTTACTAAAGCATGGTTATCATTTCTAAGGTTACCACTTCCTCTTGATGTGTACAAGGAG GTTCTTGCCAGCCTTCATCAGGCAGTCATTCCTTATATATCTAACCCCGTTGTGTTATG TGACTTCTTAACTAGATCATATGACATTGGTGGTGTTATCAGCGTCATGGCTCTTATCAGTCTCTTCATCATTATGACAAAATATGGTTTAGAGTACCCCAACTTCTATGAGAAACTTTACGCATTGCTGATTCCTTCAATTTTTATGGCTAAACATCGATCAAAGTTTTTTCAG CTTCTTGATTCTTGCTTAAAGTCACCACTTCTTCCTGCATATTTGGCTGCTGCTTTTGCTAAGAAATTGAGTAGGCTGTCAATTTCAGTTCCTCCTTCTGGAGCCTTGGTTATTATTGCGTTGATCCATAATCTTCTACGGAGACACCCTTCAATCAACTGTTTGGTGAATCGG CGAGGTGATGAAAAAACTGTGGAAGTTGATCCAGAAGCAGAGATAAGTACTCCTGAAGGTGCAGATGCCAATGGTACTGATGCAACAGATCAGTCGCTCAGAAAACCAGTTATTGATCCTTTTGATAATGAACAAAGTGATCCTAAGAAATCAAATGCCATGA GAAGTTCACTCTGGGAGATTGATACCCTCCGTCACCATTACTGCCCACATGTTGCAAG GTTTGTGGTGTCACTTGAGAATGATTTGACAGTCAGAGCGAAAACCACTGAAATTTCTGTTGGAGATTTCAGCTCGGGTTCATATGCGACAATATTTGGAGAAGAG ATGAGACGGCGGGTAAAGCAGGCTCCAATATCATTCTACAGAACAACTCCCACCTCTTTATTCACGGAGCCTGAGACCGATTTTCTTGGGTGGACATTCAAGTGTGATGACACCAAGAGAAAGAACGATAGCACTCATGAGAATGGGGACATGCATCAGGAAAGTGATCGTAATTCAGGAAAACGACAAAGAGTTGAGTGT